Proteins encoded within one genomic window of Pongo pygmaeus isolate AG05252 chromosome 18, NHGRI_mPonPyg2-v2.0_pri, whole genome shotgun sequence:
- the AHSP gene encoding alpha-hemoglobin-stabilizing protein isoform X2 produces the protein MALLKANKDLISAGLKEFSVLLNQQVFNDPLISEEDMVTVVEDWMNFYINYYRQQVTGEPQERDKALQELRQELNTLANPFLAKYRDFLKSHELPSHPLPSS, from the exons ATGGCTCTTCTTAAGGCCAATAAGGATCTCATTTCCGCAGGACTGAAGGAGTTCAGTGTTCTGCTGAATCAGCAG GTCTTCAATGATCCTCTCATCTCTGAAGAAGACATGGTGACTGTGGTGGAGGACTGGATGAACTTCTACATCAACTATTACAGGCAGCAGGTGACAGGGGAGCCCCAAGAGCGAGACAAGGCTCTGCAGGAGCTTCGACAAGAACTGAACACTCTGGCCAACCCTTTCCTGGCCAAGTACAGGGACTTCCTGAAGTCTCATGAGCTCCCGAGTCACCCACTGCCCTCCTCCTAG
- the AHSP gene encoding alpha-hemoglobin-stabilizing protein isoform X1 codes for MGFSSFSETRCFLSPPITVSIRYFVCPGQMALLKANKDLISAGLKEFSVLLNQQVFNDPLISEEDMVTVVEDWMNFYINYYRQQVTGEPQERDKALQELRQELNTLANPFLAKYRDFLKSHELPSHPLPSS; via the exons ATGGGCTTTTCATCATTCTCAGAGACCAGATGTTTCCTGTCACCACCCATCACAGTCTCCATTAGGTACTTTGTATGTCCAGG GCAGATGGCTCTTCTTAAGGCCAATAAGGATCTCATTTCCGCAGGACTGAAGGAGTTCAGTGTTCTGCTGAATCAGCAG GTCTTCAATGATCCTCTCATCTCTGAAGAAGACATGGTGACTGTGGTGGAGGACTGGATGAACTTCTACATCAACTATTACAGGCAGCAGGTGACAGGGGAGCCCCAAGAGCGAGACAAGGCTCTGCAGGAGCTTCGACAAGAACTGAACACTCTGGCCAACCCTTTCCTGGCCAAGTACAGGGACTTCCTGAAGTCTCATGAGCTCCCGAGTCACCCACTGCCCTCCTCCTAG